The following proteins are co-located in the Zonotrichia albicollis isolate bZonAlb1 chromosome 1, bZonAlb1.hap1, whole genome shotgun sequence genome:
- the GJC2 gene encoding gap junction gamma-2 protein produces the protein MTNMSWSFLTRLLEEIHNHSTFVGKVWLTVLIVFRIVLTAVGGESIYSDEQSKFTCNTKQPGCDNVCYDAFAPLSHVRFWVFQIIMISTPSVMYLGYAIHRIARSAEEEEKLKGFKKKKQFALNWQAVRNMEDAMEADEEEPMISDDAAEHDKATKAKPKCKEQQKHDGRRRIQQEGLMKIYVFQLLTRASFEVCFLIGQYLLYGFEVEAYYVCNRVPCPHTVDCFVSRPTEKTIFLLVMYVVSCLCLLLNMCEMFHLGFGTIRDAIRNRKINSFRQPPYNYAYPKNISCPPEYNLVVKSEKATKIPNSLMAHEQNLANVAQEQQCTSPDENLPADLSTLHKHLRVAQEQLDIAFQSYSSTQANTQPSRTSSPASGGTVVEQNRANTAQEKQGAKPKASLEKGSSSSKDGKTSVWI, from the coding sequence ATGACCAACATGAGCTGGAGCTTCCTCACCCGCCTGCTAGAAGAGATTCACAACCACTCCACCTTCGTGGGGAAGGTCTGGCTCACCGTGCTCATCGTCTTCCGCATCGTCCTGACGGCGGTGGGGGGCGAGTCCATCTACTCCGATGAGCAGAGCAAGTTCACCTGCAACACCAAGCAGCCGGGCTGCGACAACGTCTGCTACGATGCCTTCGCGCCGCTCTCCCACGTCCGCTTCTGGGTCTTCCAGATCATCATGATCTCCACGCCCTCCGTCATGTACCTGGGCTACGCCATCCACAGGATCGCCCGCTCggccgaggaggaggagaagctcAAGGGCTTCAAGAAGAAGAAGCAGTTTGCCCTCAACTGGCAGGCCGTGCGCAACATGGAGGACGCCATGGAGGCCGACGAGGAGGAGCCCATGATCTCCGACGACGCGGCCGAGCACGACAAGGCCACCAAGGCCAAGCCCAAGtgcaaggagcagcagaagcACGATGGGAGGAGGCGCATCCAGCAGGAGGGGCTGATGAAGATCTACGTCTTCCAGCTCCTCACGCGGGCTTCCTTTGAGGTGTGCTTCTTGATAGGGCAGTATCTGCTCTACGGTTTTGAGGTGGAAGCATATTACGTCTGCAACAGGgtcccatgtccccacaccgTGGACTGCTTCGTGTCCCGGCCCACGGAGAAGACCATCTTCCTGCTGGTGATGTACGTGGTGAGCTGTTTGTGCCTGCTGCTGAACATGTGCGAGATGTTCCACCTGGGCTTTGGCACCATCCGCGACGCCATCCGCAACCGCAAAATCAACAGCTTCCGCCAGCCGCCCTACAACTACGCCTACCCCAAGAACATCTCCTGCCCTCCCGAGTACAACCTGGTCGTCAAATCCGAGAAGGCCACCAAGATCCCCAACAGCCTGATGGCCCACGAGCAGAACTTGGCCAACgtggcccaggagcagcagtgcaCCAGCCCTGATGAGAACCTGCCCGCTGACCTGTCCACGCTGCACAAGCACCTGAGggtggcccaggagcagctggacaTCGCCTTCCAGAGCTACAGCAGCACCCAGGCCAACACTCAGCCCTCTCGGACCAGCAGCCCTGCCTCGGGGGGCACCGTGGTGGAGCAGAACAGGGCCAACACTGCCCAGGAGAAACAAGGTGCTAAGCCCAAGGCCTCACTAGAGaaaggcagctccagcagtAAAGATGGGAAGACGTCCGTGTGGATATAA